The sequence GCCGACGTGTTCGAGGTACGCCCCGCACGCGCCGCTGGCGGTCCCGGTGACGGGGTCCTCGGGGACGCCCGCGCCGGGCGCGAACATCCGCGCGTGCAGCGTCGACTCGGCGTCCAACGTATCGAAGCAGAACAGGTAGACGCCGGTCGCGTCGTGTTCGTCGGCCAGTGCGGCGACCGCGCCCATGTCGGGCGTCGCGCCGCCGACCGCGTCGAGGAAGTCGACGCCGAGGACGAGAAACGGGAGGCCGGTGGAGGCGACGGCCGCCGGGAGTTCGTCGGCGACCGCCCGAAACGACTCGACGGGGACGCCGAGCGCCTCGCTCGCGCGCTCGTAGTCGACGTCGACCGGTCGGACGGTCGGCCGTGACTGCGTCATCCAGACGACGCCGTCGTCGGTGAGTTCGATTTCGAGGTCGCCGACGTTCGTTTCGAGCGTGTGAACGCCCGCGTCGAGGACGCCCTCCTCGGAGAGATGCGCGTGCGCCGCGACGGTCGCGTGACCGCAGAGGTCGACCTCCTGCGTCGGCGTGAAGTAGCGAACGCGTCGGTCTGCGCTCTCCGAAGGGCGGAGAAACGCCGTCTCGCTCACCGACAGTTCGCGGGCGACCGCCTGCATCTGTTCGACCGAGAGGCCGTCGGCGTCGGGGACGACGCCGGCGGCGTTACCCGCGAGCGGTTCGGTGGTGAACGCGTCGACCAACAGCGCGCGACGAGTGTCCATGCGCCCACCACCG is a genomic window of Haloprofundus halophilus containing:
- a CDS encoding PhzF family phenazine biosynthesis protein, which encodes MDTRRALLVDAFTTEPLAGNAAGVVPDADGLSVEQMQAVARELSVSETAFLRPSESADRRVRYFTPTQEVDLCGHATVAAHAHLSEEGVLDAGVHTLETNVGDLEIELTDDGVVWMTQSRPTVRPVDVDYERASEALGVPVESFRAVADELPAAVASTGLPFLVLGVDFLDAVGGATPDMGAVAALADEHDATGVYLFCFDTLDAESTLHARMFAPGAGVPEDPVTGTASGACGAYLEHVGAFDTLPDEMQFEQGEFVDRPGRVRVRVGDEVRVGGRAVTAFDGTLVVPEIDTDEILEA